Proteins encoded within one genomic window of Lynx canadensis isolate LIC74 chromosome B2, mLynCan4.pri.v2, whole genome shotgun sequence:
- the ZSCAN16 gene encoding zinc finger and SCAN domain-containing protein 16 isoform X2 has translation MAAALEPEGQRGLGVVKAEDRYRGRDPGPQNYSPRKREVFRQHFRRLCYRDAPGPREALTRLWELCRRWLRPECHTKEQILDLLVLEQFLSILPRDLQQWVQAHHPNTGEEAVSVLEDLERELDEPQKQVPANSERQDTLLDKLAPLGRPHESLTVRLHPEKNHEEQESGDPQRNGDETSTKNEVSQKEDTPKDTQFLGKVNDRLNKDIPLPPEPRDATESKGRVEWPQRERRRYTCEDCGKSFSHSSDLSKHRRTHTGEKPYKCDECGKAFIQRSHLLGHHRVHTGVKPYKCEECGKDFSGRTGLIQHQRIHTGEKPYECEECGRPFRVSSALIRHQRIHTANKLY, from the exons ATGGCCGCAGCCCTGGAACCCGAGGGACAAAGAGGACTGGGGGTAGTGAAGGCGGAAGACCGTTACCGGGGACGGGACCCCGGCCCACAAAACTACAGCCCCCGCAAGAGGGAAGTGTTCCGGCAGCACTTCAGGAGGCTCTGCTATCGGGATGCACCCGGGCCCAGGGAGGCTCTCACCCGGCTGTGGGAGCTGTGCCGCCGGTGGCTGAGGCCGGAGTGCCACACCAAGGAGCAGATTTTAGACCTGCTGGTGCTGGAGCAGTTCCTGAGCATTCTTCCCAGGGACCTGCAGCAGTGGGTGCAGGCGCACCATCCAAACACTGGGGAGGAGGCGGTGAGCGTGCTGGAGGACCTGGAGAGAGAGCTGGATGAGCCTCAGAAGCAG GTCCCAGCCAATTCAGAAAGACAGGACACGCTCTTGGACAAGTTGGCCCCCTTGGGAAGGCCCCATGAGTCACTGACTGTCCGGCTCCATCCCGAGAAGAACCACGAGGAGCAGGAATCTGGGGATCCCCAGAGGAATG GTGATGAAACCAGCACTAAGAATGAAGTGTCCCAGAAGGAAGATACGCCCAAGGACACACAGTTCCTTGGCAAGGTAAATGACAGACTTAACAAAGACATTCCTCTGCCTCCTGAACCCAGAGATGCTACTGAAAGCAAGGGCAGAGTAGAGTGGCCGCAGAGGGAAAGAAGGCGCTACACGTGCGAGGACTGTGGGAAGAGTTTCAGTCACAGCTCAGACCTCAGCAAACACAGGAGgactcacactggagagaaaccctacaaGTGCGAcgaatgtgggaaggccttcatTCAGCGCTCCCATCTCCTCGGACATCACAGAGTACACACTGGAGTGAAACCTTATAAATGTGAAGAATGCGGGAAAGATTTTAGTGGGCGCACAGGTCTTATTCAGCACCAGAGAATCCACACAGGTGAAAAACCCTATGAATGTGAGGAGTGCGGGAGGCCCTTCCGCGTGAGTTCGGCCCTTATCagacatcagagaattcatacagcAAATAAACTCTACTAA
- the ZSCAN16 gene encoding zinc finger and SCAN domain-containing protein 16 isoform X3 — MAAALEPEGQRGLGVVKAEDRYRGRDPGPQNYSPRKREVFRQHFRRLCYRDAPGPREALTRLWELCRRWLRPECHTKEQILDLLVLEQFLSILPRDLQQWVQAHHPNTGEEAVSVLEDLERELDEPQKQVPANSERQDTLLDKLAPLGRPHESLTVRLHPEKNHEEQESGDPQRNDCQASCTHGDQMSFVDISSQ, encoded by the exons ATGGCCGCAGCCCTGGAACCCGAGGGACAAAGAGGACTGGGGGTAGTGAAGGCGGAAGACCGTTACCGGGGACGGGACCCCGGCCCACAAAACTACAGCCCCCGCAAGAGGGAAGTGTTCCGGCAGCACTTCAGGAGGCTCTGCTATCGGGATGCACCCGGGCCCAGGGAGGCTCTCACCCGGCTGTGGGAGCTGTGCCGCCGGTGGCTGAGGCCGGAGTGCCACACCAAGGAGCAGATTTTAGACCTGCTGGTGCTGGAGCAGTTCCTGAGCATTCTTCCCAGGGACCTGCAGCAGTGGGTGCAGGCGCACCATCCAAACACTGGGGAGGAGGCGGTGAGCGTGCTGGAGGACCTGGAGAGAGAGCTGGATGAGCCTCAGAAGCAG GTCCCAGCCAATTCAGAAAGACAGGACACGCTCTTGGACAAGTTGGCCCCCTTGGGAAGGCCCCATGAGTCACTGACTGTCCGGCTCCATCCCGAGAAGAACCACGAGGAGCAGGAATCTGGGGATCCCCAGAGGAATG ACTGTCAAGCAAGCTGTACGCATGGTGATCAAATGAGCTTTGTGGACATCTCCTCTCAGTGA